The Flavobacterium faecale genome has a segment encoding these proteins:
- a CDS encoding undecaprenyl-diphosphate phosphatase gives MNTIQAIIIAIIEGLTEYLPISSTAHMGFTASLLGMEESDFLKMFQVSIQFGAILSVVVLYWKKFFDFKDLHIYIKLTAAVIPALVLGYLFDDAIEAVLGNQIAISTVLVLGGVVLLFVDNWFKNPVILEEKDITIKTAVTIGFWQCLAMMPGTSRSAASIIGGMTQGLSRRAAAEFSFFLAVPTMLAVTVYSVFVKTWGKGTATEMKGYEMIMQDDNHIQLFVLGNVIAFVVALIAVKTFITVLTKYGFKFWGWYRIIIGIGLLIYFYTAK, from the coding sequence ATGAATACAATACAAGCCATTATCATTGCGATAATAGAAGGACTTACAGAATATTTACCAATCTCTTCCACTGCCCATATGGGATTTACAGCTTCATTGCTAGGAATGGAAGAAAGTGATTTTTTAAAGATGTTTCAGGTTTCTATTCAGTTTGGAGCCATCTTATCAGTAGTCGTATTGTATTGGAAGAAATTTTTTGACTTTAAAGATTTACACATCTACATAAAATTAACCGCTGCTGTAATTCCGGCATTGGTATTAGGGTATCTTTTTGATGATGCCATTGAGGCGGTATTGGGCAATCAAATCGCTATATCCACTGTATTAGTCTTAGGAGGTGTGGTCCTTTTGTTTGTTGACAATTGGTTCAAAAACCCAGTAATACTTGAAGAAAAAGACATTACGATTAAAACGGCGGTAACCATTGGTTTTTGGCAATGTCTTGCCATGATGCCAGGAACATCCCGTTCTGCAGCCTCAATCATTGGAGGTATGACGCAAGGTTTAAGCAGAAGAGCAGCAGCTGAATTCTCTTTTTTCTTGGCGGTTCCTACCATGTTGGCAGTGACTGTTTATTCTGTGTTTGTGAAAACATGGGGAAAAGGTACTGCGACCGAAATGAAGGGTTACGAAATGATTATGCAAGATGACAATCACATTCAGTTATTTGTTTTAGGAAACGTAATTGCCTTCGTAGTTGCATTAATTGCAGTGAAGACCTTTATAACGGTATTGACTAAATATGGTTTTAAATTCTGGGGTTGGTATAGAATTATCATTGGGATTGGTCTTTTAATCTACTTTTATACTGCTAAATAA
- a CDS encoding DUF3098 domain-containing protein, with the protein MKENTQEFLFESINYKILLIGLAVIAVGFILMSGGGSDDPTVFNEEIFNFRRIRLAPTTVLIGFGITIYSILKTNKKA; encoded by the coding sequence ATGAAAGAGAACACACAAGAATTTTTATTCGAAAGTATCAACTACAAAATACTATTAATTGGTTTGGCTGTGATTGCAGTAGGCTTTATATTAATGTCTGGTGGTGGTAGTGATGACCCAACGGTTTTTAATGAAGAAATTTTTAACTTCAGAAGAATACGTTTGGCACCAACTACGGTTTTGATTGGTTTTGGAATTACCATTTATTCGATACTAAAAACCAACAAGAAAGCATAA
- a CDS encoding cell division protein FtsX: MSSSFDKFQKRRLISSYFSVVLSIFLVLFLLGTLGLFIINSQKLADDFKEKIAMTVFFKNEATDAELKTFGDELKKAPFAKSSLYVTKDEAAKQHTDIIGEDFLTFLGENPLQNSYDIHFRAAYVERDSIAKIEKQLRENENISDIVYDKQLVNLVNDNIKKVSMWILIISCFLTFIAVLLINSSLRLSIYSNRFIIKTMQMVGATKSFIRKPFVMRSVRLGILGATLAIIGLMIMLFYVETNFPELEILANKTLIGLVFAAVMGVGILITWISTHFATQRFLNLRTDDLY; encoded by the coding sequence ATGAGTTCTTCATTTGATAAGTTTCAGAAACGCAGGCTAATTTCGTCCTATTTTTCAGTTGTCCTAAGTATTTTTTTGGTTTTGTTTCTATTGGGAACATTAGGCCTTTTCATCATCAATTCTCAAAAATTGGCTGATGATTTTAAAGAAAAAATCGCGATGACTGTATTTTTCAAAAACGAAGCTACAGATGCCGAATTAAAAACATTTGGCGATGAATTGAAAAAGGCGCCTTTTGCAAAATCATCTTTATATGTCACTAAGGACGAGGCAGCAAAGCAGCATACCGATATTATTGGTGAGGATTTCTTGACCTTTTTGGGCGAAAACCCGTTGCAAAACTCGTACGACATCCATTTTAGAGCGGCTTATGTAGAGCGTGATAGTATTGCTAAAATCGAAAAACAACTTCGTGAAAACGAAAACATATCTGATATTGTTTATGACAAGCAACTTGTAAACCTTGTGAATGACAACATCAAAAAAGTAAGTATGTGGATTTTGATCATTAGCTGCTTTTTGACTTTTATCGCCGTTTTGTTGATTAACAGTTCTTTGCGTTTATCGATATATTCGAACAGATTTATCATCAAAACCATGCAAATGGTTGGTGCTACAAAATCGTTTATTCGTAAACCATTTGTAATGCGCAGTGTAAGACTCGGAATTTTGGGCGCAACACTTGCTATTATTGGCTTGATGATTATGCTTTTTTATGTAGAAACAAATTTTCCTGAACTTGAAATATTAGCCAACAAAACCTTAATCGGTCTTGTATTTGCGGCCGTAATGGGTGTGGGGATATTGATCACTTGGATAAGTACACATTTTGCTACACAACGTTTCTTGAACCTAAGAACAGACGATTTATATTAA